Proteins encoded by one window of Canis lupus dingo isolate Sandy chromosome 10, ASM325472v2, whole genome shotgun sequence:
- the C10H2orf92 gene encoding uncharacterized protein C2orf92 homolog isoform X2, protein MPKKRGAETLFFVLFLDYWQGLLWLAPFPPVSDGKAKSLRTLLPKSTRHSKGGLEPKSSSPSPGAGSNTEFSSSSKTLDEGLAKIFDEILQQVFSKVPLDKMRTAGKSITKREVKESKGLLWLAPFPPVSDGKAKSLRTLLPKSTRHSKGGLEPKSSSPSPGAGYPPVKSLKNTELISSSNNREQHLAKLFGFIKAASVAGYSTEPRFLLGSMDRISINGRRDKEPSLVNGNINERLTTGDEEGFQEAVRTDTQDKNVPCTQLLHFLQRNIILAAASVAGILVVTTLLLLALTTCIRRKRPLHPPANTTYNVFIMSGKSWWQKYQEKNLRKHSDKQKQLLKSKSHI, encoded by the exons ATGCCAAAGAAAAGAGGAGCAGAAACcctcttctttgttctcttcctgGACTATTGGCAAG GCCTCTTGTGGTTGGCACCTTTCCCACCAGTCTCAGATGGGAAAGCCAAATCCCTCAGAACTCTACTGCCCAAGAGCACGAGGCACTCAAAAGGTGGACTAGAACCCAAGTCCAGTTCTCCTTCTCCTGGAGCAG GCTCAAATACTGAATTTTCATCAAGTTCAAAAACTTTGGATGAAGGTTTGGCTAAAATATTTG ATGAAATTCTACAGCAAGTGTTTTCCAAAGTTCCACTTGATAAAATGAGAACAGCAGGAAAATCAATTACAAAGAGAGAAGTCAAAGAAAGTAAAg GCCTCTTGTGGTTGGCACCTTTCCCACCAGTCTCAGATGGGAAAGCCAAATCCCTCAGAACTCTACTGCCCAAGAGCACGAGGCACTCAAAAGGTGGACTAGAACCCAAGTCCAGTTCTCCTTCTCCTGGAGCAG GCTATCCTCCAGTAAAGAGCTTGAAAAATACTGAATTAATATCAAGTTCAAATAATCGAGAACAACATTTAGCTAAACTATTTG GTTTCATCAAAGCAGCTAGTGTTGCTGGGTATTCTACTGAACCAAGATTTCTCCTTGGCAGCATGGACAGAATTTCTATTAATG GGAGGAGGGATAAGGAACCCTCTCTCGTCAATGGGAACATAAATGAGCGGCTTACTACTGGTGATGAAGAAGGATTTCAAGAAGCAGTTAGGACAG ATACTCAAGATAAGAATGTGCCATGTACACAGCTTCTGCACTTTCTCCAGAGGAACATCATCCTTGCCGCTGCCTCGGTGGCGGGAATCCTCGTGGTCACAACGTTGTTGCTGCTGGCATTGACCACGTGCATCAGGAGGAAACGGCCATT acatcCTCCGGCAAACACGACgtataatgtttttattatgagTGGGAAGTCTTGGTGGCAAAAGTATCAAGAAAAGAACCTCAGAAAACACAGCGATAAACAGAAACAGTTGTTGAAGAGCAAGTCCCATATCTAA
- the C10H2orf92 gene encoding uncharacterized protein C2orf92 homolog isoform X1: MPKKRGAETLFFVLFLDYWQGLLWLAPFPPVSDGKAKSLRTLLPKSTRHSKGGLEPKSSSPSPGAGSNTEFSSSSKTLDEGLAKIFDEILQQVFSKVPLDKMRTAGKSITKREVKESKGLLWLAPFPPVSDGKAKSLRTLLPKSTRHSKGGLEPKSSSPSPGAGYPPVKSLKNTELISSSNNREQHLAKLFDDILHQVFYKVPHETSFAEARTAGNSITKREMKESFIKAASVAGYSTEPRFLLGSMDRISINGRRDKEPSLVNGNINERLTTGDEEGFQEAVRTDTQDKNVPCTQLLHFLQRNIILAAASVAGILVVTTLLLLALTTCIRRKRPLHPPANTTYNVFIMSGKSWWQKYQEKNLRKHSDKQKQLLKSKSHI, translated from the exons ATGCCAAAGAAAAGAGGAGCAGAAACcctcttctttgttctcttcctgGACTATTGGCAAG GCCTCTTGTGGTTGGCACCTTTCCCACCAGTCTCAGATGGGAAAGCCAAATCCCTCAGAACTCTACTGCCCAAGAGCACGAGGCACTCAAAAGGTGGACTAGAACCCAAGTCCAGTTCTCCTTCTCCTGGAGCAG GCTCAAATACTGAATTTTCATCAAGTTCAAAAACTTTGGATGAAGGTTTGGCTAAAATATTTG ATGAAATTCTACAGCAAGTGTTTTCCAAAGTTCCACTTGATAAAATGAGAACAGCAGGAAAATCAATTACAAAGAGAGAAGTCAAAGAAAGTAAAg GCCTCTTGTGGTTGGCACCTTTCCCACCAGTCTCAGATGGGAAAGCCAAATCCCTCAGAACTCTACTGCCCAAGAGCACGAGGCACTCAAAAGGTGGACTAGAACCCAAGTCCAGTTCTCCTTCTCCTGGAGCAG GCTATCCTCCAGTAAAGAGCTTGAAAAATACTGAATTAATATCAAGTTCAAATAATCGAGAACAACATTTAGCTAAACTATTTG ATGATATTCTACACCAAGTGTTTTACAAGGTTCCACATGAGACATCGTTTGCTGAAGCAAGGACAGCAGGCAACTCAAttacaaagagagaaatgaaagaaa GTTTCATCAAAGCAGCTAGTGTTGCTGGGTATTCTACTGAACCAAGATTTCTCCTTGGCAGCATGGACAGAATTTCTATTAATG GGAGGAGGGATAAGGAACCCTCTCTCGTCAATGGGAACATAAATGAGCGGCTTACTACTGGTGATGAAGAAGGATTTCAAGAAGCAGTTAGGACAG ATACTCAAGATAAGAATGTGCCATGTACACAGCTTCTGCACTTTCTCCAGAGGAACATCATCCTTGCCGCTGCCTCGGTGGCGGGAATCCTCGTGGTCACAACGTTGTTGCTGCTGGCATTGACCACGTGCATCAGGAGGAAACGGCCATT acatcCTCCGGCAAACACGACgtataatgtttttattatgagTGGGAAGTCTTGGTGGCAAAAGTATCAAGAAAAGAACCTCAGAAAACACAGCGATAAACAGAAACAGTTGTTGAAGAGCAAGTCCCATATCTAA